A region of the Drosophila subobscura isolate 14011-0131.10 chromosome J, UCBerk_Dsub_1.0, whole genome shotgun sequence genome:
ATGGCTCATGGCAGCGATATCACGGATAAGGTCTTCGGGAATATCAAAGAGGGCATTGTCGCAGCCTTTGGAGACTTCAACTCGGACGAGCTGACGGACATATTTGTCATCTGTGATAACATGAAAAGGCTGCAGATACTCTATggtatttatatacatacattttgaaAATCCCTATACTATtcgtacaaatattttccgtGGCGTAGGTCACGAGACTGAACCCTTGCTCATGCTGGGGCCGTTCTGCACCTACTCTGGCAAAATGATTGTCAGTGTTGTCCCAGGTGACTTCGATGGTGATGCTCTCATGGATGTGCTGGTGAATATCAAGAACGACGACAAGGAAAGCTATGACGTGTACATCAATTGGGGCAACACGACAGAGATAATCTGCTCAAAGAAGCATCTCTTTAAAAGCATTGGTGAAGTGATGGCTCTTGACTTTAACCGGGACATGATACTCGACTTATATGGCCTCGACAGCTACGGTGAGCGCACTTTCTGGATATTTAACAGTAGCCGAGAGCAACCCCATGTGGTCCACCAGGCAGTGCCAACTGGAAGTGGCGGAAATAGTCTGAGCATACCAAATGCTAATGCCTATTTAGATTTGAATGAAGACTTCCTGGCCGATCTATTTTTGCAGACCCATGACTCCTATGAGATCTGGTACGGAGTCAATGAACACGATATGCAGGAGAACTTTAGCTACCAGTACTCTATAAAGTTCCAACCGATTGGCGGCAGTGACTACCATATTGGCCAGGCCGTCTTCATGGACTTTGAGCTGAGGGGTGTGCAAAACATTGTGATTCCATTTTGTATTCTTGCAAACTGCCGCAACTCTTCAATAATGGTCCACGACGGCAATGACTTTCGGAATCTTCATGTAAATTTTAGGGATCCCCAGGGCATCACGTGGGCACTGGTGCCGCCCGTTCCGGGAGATATTTACTTGAGAACGATTACGGCCAGAAGTGGGGACTTTAATTTGGATGGCTATCCCGATCTTTTGCTCACTTTGCAGCCGTTAAACGTAGCTAAACCGATTATGCAAACCTTTCTACTGGAGAATGTTCCCTGCACTACATGCGAGAAGTCGTCGAAGCGGACATTTGAGGTGCGCTGGAACGCTCTGTCACCCATGGGAAACAACACAGTGGCAGGAGCCTTTTATGATTTCTATCAGGACGGAGTCCTTGATGTGATTCTCATCCAGAAGAATCGAAACGGCAGCTACCGTCCCCTTGCATTTCGCAATACACTTGACTACGATGCCAACTTTGTTAAGGTTATTGTACTGACGGGTCTCGATAACAAGCAGAATCCAGAGCGTCGCACTCCTCTGGGTAGGAAGAAACGTACATACGGAACCAATCTCCCTGGACCGCGCATCACCTACAGCACAACTACTCAAGATGGCGATCAGCAGTGTGGTAGCAGCGTGCAACTGCCTCAGGCATCCTATTTTGCCCTACAACTGCCGTACACCTGCTTTGGCCTGGGCCGAACACCCAACTTTGTAGATCAGCTGGCCGTAGGCCTGGGGAGCAAATGGCGTAATTGGACACAGCTGATTCCAAACTCACAGATTATTGTGGTGCCCAAGCCACTGAATGAGCCATCGCACTGGAAGGCTCAGTTGTTTGTTACCCCCAGTAAACTTATCCTGATGAGTGTTGTAGCCCTTGGAGGCACTTGCCTGGTCATAATACTCATCATATTGGTACTGTACATTAAAGAGAAGCGTGAGGATAAACAGGAGCGCTTGCAAGAGTCCCACAGATTCCATTTCGACGCCATGTAACGCGATAAACAAACTTTAAACTAAGAAATCTTAACGTGTCAGCCCATACAGTTgattcattttattatttcaaaTTGTGTAATATTTCGAATTAATAGGGTATCTCCTTATTGTATCCATTGGGAGCTTCAATAATAAGTCTTTAATTGCCtttagaaatgaaaaaaaatgtcCATATTCTTTTTAAGCCACCAAAGAGGTCACTTCACATCGGAGCTCCTAATGAAAGCAGCATAGTGTGCCCTCAATACATAAGATATACATATGATTACGGTTCAAAAAATGTGATAGAATTAAAATTGACAAAAAAGAATCatatttgaattgaaaaattattgGCTAAAGAGTAACTGTGTACTTGTCTGCTTACACGAAATACATAGGATTCCTGTTCATGAACTCTGGAACAATCAAACGCTTTTCGTACTCCTCCTTTGGGGAACGGAACTTGGTGACGCTATAAGAAAAGCACTCCAGATATATAATCTCAGAACAACAATAATATCGTTAATTTCGCACCCAGTTAGATAGACACGGCCACGTGCCGCAGCCAAATGTGCCAAATATGCTGGCGCCGGATAAGACACTGCACGGTTGCAACGTGGAAACATGTGACAGAGATTGTATGTCAATTGCTGGAGTAGATCAATATCCAAGTTGCCCGTGTTCTCAATAACATTATAACGCGTCGGCTTAGCAGTCCCCTGAATGGACTGATGGCTGACCATGAAGAACTGCATTTCATTGGGATGGACAATGGTTCGATCGACGACTGTTCCCGGATCAACATTGTTAAACTTGTTATATTGCGATGGACCTCCGTTCGGAAAGAAGCGCGTATGATGCCGTTTAACTACAATGACGCAGCAAATCTTGGGCTTAATGTGCATCTGGAAGGAGATGGAAACACGACAGCGATAGAAAGGCATGAGAGTACTAACTGACATAGTTCCAATTACCTTGCAGCAGGCCGCAGATATTCCCCTCAGCTCTTCATTCTTGATTTTGGGAAACTGCCCGTCGCTGACACCATCACGATAATAGACAATGTGCTCGGGATAACATTTCCGGAACTGATGATAAACTCGCAAGTGCTCAAGGGTTATTGACTCCATGTCCTCGATCTCTTCCAGAGCAGAGCGTTGCAAGCGATATTGCATGTTATATGAAGCCCCAAATGGATCATGAGAGGCGGCCACTCCCACCACACTAGGGATTTCACGCTGATCGGGCGATGGATGAGTCACATCAGCACCCAAAAACATGGCATTTTTTAACAGAGTGCGCGGATCATCCTTAAGCTTGTGATTGACGCCGTTCAGCTTCGAATTGACCTTAAGTAGAACGTTCCCAATACACTGAGGGTTCAATTTACGTTCGACTGTGATCTGCTTGATGCATTGTGTGAGAATGCCATATTGCAGCTCAGCCTTTTGCTTCACGACATCATAGGTGGCCCCGAAATTTGGTATAATAACGAACACCAAATCGTATTGATTTCGTTTGAAATCCAGGAAATGATCATCTAGGTCACGATCATTCTTGTACATCCGTATATCGGCCTTGGCATCTAGGCACACATTGACGTTGCGACTCTGCTGAATTACCTGAGAAGAAAATTAGTCAAGATTTGTCTTTAATTCTGTGTTCAGCTAGGTACAACTTACTATTCCTTGAAAATCGGCCACCTGATTGTACTGCATCTTACCGTACAGTATGGCCCATTTGTGAGGCTTCAGCTTGGGATCAAAGAATTGCATGCGATCCATGCGCCACGAACCGTTCCTCACCGAAGCCaagttgttatttttgtactCCACTTGAGGGGCATTGAGCGTACGTGTATGAACCACAATAAAGTCATTGTCCAGGCGAATACCAAAGCGACTGATGGTCGGATCCAAATTGTGCTTGAAATATTGAAGCAAGTGTATAATCTTGGCCTTCCTCTCGTTGGTTGATGTGGCAGCATACCTAATCATGGCCGCCACCTGAGGGGCAGAATCCTTGCGCTGCGcaagaaattaataaatgcCGGAAATCAGTTGGGAGTGAAGGGAAGATCAGAGATTTTGAACTCACATTCAGTGGCTGCCCATCCTCAATGCGACATAGTTCGATaggcaaataaatgtatttcaacGGCGGCCCAACATGCAGGCAGAGAAGGTTTGGAAACTTTATATTATATTCCCGAGATTTGTAGTACTGTGCAACGGTCGTTTTTTTTCCATCCAGCTCAAATATCTGACTGCTGGCCGGAACCTTGGAAAGACCGTTGACTTTGAAGACGCGTGGAGAGCTACCAAAACAGGCAGGCGGCTCGTAAATTATATTAACACCCCTTAAGAATGATTCGATATCGTTACGCCTGAAGTCTAGATTTGTGCTCTTGTCAATTTTTTGCCGCTGATACCGCTCTATATACTCAATGATCGAAATGGCCATCGGAAAGGACTTGTGGGATATATCCACATTGACAAATGGACGATCACCAAGCACGAAAGTTTGATAGAGTCCAACCAGAGCTTCGTAGCCGTCGCCAAGATCATATGCATTTCCGGGTTCAGACCTTTTGAAAAAGGAACGACCGGCGCGTATGGCGCTGTTATGACAAGGAGAGGCCAACACAACCTCTAGGCACTGTAAGGCCCGCATGGGCTTGTCATAAATCTTATCCTTCATGTAACtgcacaaatggaaaattgcattaataAGTTCCGCCTCTCTGATGACACGTTCGGTTCATTATCACAATTCATTTACCTTCTCAGTGAGTTCAAATCGACTTCCGAATCCTCCGTCTCCTTTAGTTCCAGGGCATAATTCAATGTACGCCCGTGGCGATCTGTTACCTGTCCGAGAAGAAAGGTTCACCTCAAAATGACACAAAACTCCGTGAAATACTTAACAACACTTACTTTCACTTCTTGGCTCTGCGAgctaaattttaatttcacaaCTGAGTAGCACGATGCACGTCCATCATATGCGGCAATTGCACCGCCCAAATGCTCAATTCTATACTGCTCAAAAGCATGACGATAGAACTTTTTAGGACGCTCTGGCGTGATCTTCACATCGTAGTGGTAGGCTACCGCTGGCATTTTATCCAAGTTAACGTTCAGATAATTTACAGATACTTCACCAGGTTTTCCCAAAGTACCACGTTTCATGGTCCCTGCTGGGAGAGGTGGAAGAGACGCGCCTCCTTGGGCTCTTTGGAATTGACCTTGGGACTGGTAGCCTCCTTGGCCCTGTCCTTGCTGACCCTGCGGACGCGGCTGATAGGCCCCCTGTTGGTGTGGTGGACCGCGGTATTGCCCTTGGGCTTGCTGACCCTGCGGACGTGGCTGATAGCCCCCCTGATGGTGTGGTGGACCGCGGTATTGCCCTGGGGCTTGCTGACCCTGAGTTCGTGGCTGAAAGCCGCCCTGTTGCGGTGGTCCTCTTTGTTGTCcgtctggttgttgttgcgctcCTCTTTGTTGCGCTCCTCTCTGTTGCCCGCCCCATCCTTGCCCGGCCTGAGGACGTTGCTGCTGACTGTCCTGTTTTTGCCATccttcttgctgttgttgagaGCCAAAAGCGGCTGAGCTTGTGGATGGAACGGGAGTGGACGTGCCTGCAGCTGGTTGATTTGGTCTGTTCTGGACACTTGGcgcacctgcagctgcttaGTTTTAAAttagaaaacaaatttaacattttaaaatcCCACTAAACAAACGAGCACATGTCAATCCACACTTAATGATTTCATCAGAGGCTCTGCGAATTTTGTGAATCCCCCGATATTCCAACCGTTCTAACAACGAtactaatttgaaaatttttttgtatttacaaGCTTatcgacaaaaacaaaagtaatgtCCACACGTAGAGATAATGACTCACTAAAATTGCAATACTAGAAATGCCTCAAAACGCAGCCACTTTGGTGAGGGCAGTACTAATATTTCTGCTAACGCAGCCGTACATGGAAGCAACAAATGAGAAGTTGCTAGATTGTTATCATTCGCTGACGTACGacgttatacatacatatgtatgcctttgtgtgtatttcacgtaccttgttgttgttgttgttgttgtggttgctgaGGTGCAGTCTCTGGCTTTGCAGACTCCTTATATTCTATTATTGAAATAAAGCATGTTAGTtactaaaataaaaaattgcattttttttattctcACTGTTTTTCTTTCCCATGATGCGTTCTTTTTGATGCgtttaaaagcaaataaactaTTTCAAACTACTGACGAAttgtacttcagttttgtgttgaatattataaaaagttactgcaAATTTTGAGTTGTTAGTGTTAGATTGTTGACTTATGTCCCGCTTGTTACACATACTCTCGAATCTTCGAAGTTAATTACTCTTTTTAGTTAAAATTTGTGTGACCGTGTAAATTATCGATAACatataccgtcagggcctcgtaaatattccaaaatataccattgcactttcaaaatatactttgTCTTAAATGCCATTCCTCGATTTTggtgttctatttaatattactagcttgcaaagacttttaacactgaaacaataatttaatccgtttgaagaatcaatttgacgtattttaaatacaaattttaatttttttttggacaAATctgtatttacattttttcaaaGCACCCCTTCTGGAAGCAAGGGATCTTTGTGTTTAGTATGTAAGtgtatgtaacatgtagaGACACATGTATTTTAACTGATACcatgaacatttttgaaaaaaaagcGCGCGCAACAAAGGAGAAAAGAAATAACATTGGTTTTCAGAAAGGGAAAGGTAACGGGAACATaggtaaatattataaaaactCGGAAGGGCTTTGGGGGCCGTTCTTCTATCCTCAAAACATAATTGTGGCTCAACTCCGATATATCCTCCAGATATTGGAgtattgttcttgtgtgtAGAGTCCGCAatacaaggagcaacaaattcTTGTTGAATCCGTTCAAAAACAAACTCTGACAGACTCTTACCAACATACCGATCTAGGCTAAAACAAGTGGACCTACCCTCTTTACACCATCGCTCCCAAACTCTTTTGGGACAAATCGACTTTGCGGTTCCCTCCAGACAAACCCGTACTTTCCGCCCCATCCGATTACCCATATTCAGATCTAAATACGCTCAGCTGAACCTTTCCGGGTTTTATgccataattataattacttgtaCCATTTAATATCCCCCGAAACCACCTTTGAAAAATGGTATTTCTAtatctggacgttgatatgtaatcgctgcaccatcaagtggcccatgcgatatcaagccaaagcctgttacgcgcggaacgcAGCAGTACGCCGCATGAGGCGTgtcgcgattaaccgaaccgatCGCTAACATGCACGAAAGATAGATTTTAGGCTAATATTCTAGgaaaattagagctaaacacaactaaactagagcaactagaGCTAGGCAagcaaaattaccaaaatctgaaacaagacaaaaataacgagaagggacgtgtgagacgcttcttacgcgtcacaacttttatacccggcactcagtactacatctacaccttagcggttatttgtcaaattttaaattttttcttcatttgtcatctacatctacaacacttctcacaccaacacgctcctttagctcgccacccttccctagacccacacactgcagactcacggcagtgGGCGCActctgcgcgaagcagagtgtgaatgagagaatgtgcaataaacatataagctgcgggacggggtgggtttagccactgcaaatctggatgcaaaattttgtggctctagcttttatggtctctgagatccaggcgctcaacaagacggacggacagacggacggacagacagacatgatCAAGagtatatatactttatgtggtCTGAATTTTTCcatctgtgcgttacatacaaccgttattcgcacaaatacaatataccctatttactcttcgagtaccgggtataaaaagttgttctgcactgattcaatacggtcctgatgtatgttgttctgagggcaccatacacatgagccgtattctaaaatcggacgaacaagcgagatatagagagtcttcgttatataggggtcatcaaattcctttgaccacctctttataaacccaagcacacccatggctttatttaccatggtagaaatgtgttcagaaaactttaacttggggtctagtttaacaccaagatcatcaactaatataattctctcaagagaactaccgcagagggtgtaaggtgccagtaaggggctggagctatgaaaagtcattactttgaacttcgaggcattaaggtgtaacatatttggtggtgtaatcagtcgtgtattaactatcaaaacactttcagagggatataaaattgttttcataacttttaaggatattgaagaccttggtcttgccttcaaccatcttcgaccatcgactaaaagacaattttttcgcataaaaaatcatttttcagggtgcttcttttagtttaaactatttaatactagctgacccggctaACTTCgtaccgcctaacagtcaatgaatgtcgtgttactttttagctgaactaatgtatcatttgatgaacgtaaaacaatgatacaaaataatatatttatatagatagaaacaaaaacggaTTTTATTATGatgaatgatgatgaaaacatacatacatacagaatgagaataaaaataaaaataaataaaaaataataattaagtaCTTCAAACTCATGtcagaaaaaaaatgattgaaaactATGTTGTGCAGATtgggaaaaaaaaacgagaagggacgtgtgagacgcttcttacgcgtcacaacttttatacccggcacccagtactacatctgcaccttagcggtgttttgtgtttaatctgtcatctacatctacaacttctcacaccaacaagcttctttagctcgctccccttccctagacccacacactgcagactcgcggcagaggcagtggcagaggccgcacactgcgcgaagcagagtgtgaatgaggaAAATGAgaagaatgtgaaaaaaacaacaaaagctgcgggacggggtgggatttcttcattgtggctataataatggtccaatcggatcccaatttagtgatctgatatggtcattccctacggaatagcgtttcagttttcttttatctttaaaagaTAAAGCCATTTTCGCCATTtcgcgggggcggggctcatttttgaaatacacttgtaacattGTGAACatatagaagtctggatgcaaaatttggtgcctctagcttttatagtctctgagatccaggcgctcaacaagacggacggacagatggacagacggacagacagacatggctctatcgactcgcctattgatgctgatcaagaatatatatgctttatggggtcgaaaacgtttccttctgtgcgttacatacaaccgttattccacacaaatacaatataccctatttactcttcgagtaccgggtataaaaattacataaatgccaaaaattcgggctttttaccaATAGTGCAATGGAAACGCTACAAAACGACTGCTCATTATAAGATACTGACAGCTAGAAAATCTTTATTTTCTCTGGGGTTTCAGAACGCACTATCACCAAGAGACGTGGAGAGAATTAAAAAACTTGGGAATAggaaagagagtgaaaaacataaaaattgatGAATTGGATATATAAATGGagtaacttttttttttttttttgagccgtgtttcaactttatttaagatctgttttcgcagacaattattaaatttcctctttgggtacttggcaatcttatttcagttatcttataaaattttttacgaaattttgactttaaatactcgggaaaagtcgaaaaaataaatcatgtgtctattatttttatgaataCATGAGGTGCACTGATTGAGCGTTGTTTAGGTTATCGCTCGTTAAAATCTATAGGGAGGCGCctgagctaaaattgttcaaccAACCCTAAAAAGATTACAACATCCAAAAAATTTACCTGTTGGAGGGTGCCGCGCCCAACTGTCAGAGTATTTCTGTCTTCAGACtagaaaaataatgaaaaaaagaatgctaaaattacaaaaattccTAAACTTTGTCGGTCTTTaatgcgtttttttttggggttttagggttggttgaacaattttaaagaCAATTAACCACTAAGTGACAAACAGGATACAAAGAAGCTGTACTACAGCCATAGTAAATATTTCAGAAGACATTCGAATAAAAAAGGATGAAGCAAAAGTTTCGTTATTGCTTATTGCTACCACTTGACTTCCGTAAATCATTTGACATGGTTAATCACGAGATCTTATTAAGTAAATTATGCAagtttttcaaattttgtaAGCCAGAAATAAAGCTATTGGTATCGTATTTATCTGAAAGAAGAGAGGCAGTTGTAAATCAAATAGAATCTCGTCAATAATGAACATCACACgctcctttttatacccggtactcgaagagtaaatagggttattgtatttgtgcacaaagtgaatgtatgtaaagcacagaaggaaacgtttccgaccccataaagtatatatattcttgatcagcatcaatagccgagtcgattgagccatgtctgtctgtccgtccgtccgtctgtccgtctgtccgtcttgtttgtcggctagttctcagagactataagagctagagccaccaaattttggctccagactgctgtatgctcacactgaaaccagtgtatttcaaaaatgagccacgcccctttccgcctccgcaaaagggcgaaaacctcccaaatctacaattttgaagataacaaaaaactaaaaacgccattccgtagggaatggccatatctatcagatcaccaaattgggatacgattggatcattattatagccacaatggagaaattaattttcagtggccaaacccaccccgtcccgcagcattcacactctgcttcgcgctgtttatggcctctgcccactgacacatctctgccgctgcctctgccgctgcttctgccgctgcctctgccgctgcctctgcagcgactctgcagtgtgtgtctataggggagggtggcgagctaaaggagcgtgttggcgtgagtagtgttgttgatgtagatgacagatgaagaaaaaatgtaaaatttgacaaataaccgctaagttgcagatgtagtactgagtgcctggtataaaagttgtgacgcgtaagaagcgtctctcacgtcccttctcgtttaattatacatatgtgaaCGACCTGCCAAATGTCTTTTTAAAATGTAAGAGTCATATTATGTATGCAGAGGATgtcaaaatgtacatatgttagcTGTCTATTGAGTCAAATTGCTGAGCGTAGAAGTGTATGCAACAGTGAGTTGTTAAATGTTATTGACTGGGCGAGCGTAATGGATTGCTACTTAATGCAGATAAATGTTAAAGTGCAGTAATATATAAGAAACCACTTAATACGACGAACTACCCCAAGTTTGTAATTTAAGAAAGAGAAATCAATTATGTAGATCATGCAGAAGACTTTAGGAATCATATTTAACAATACGCTTTCTTGGTAGCAAAAGCTAAGAGAAAATCCCTACCAGATAGCCTCAAAataatgataaataaatacatatgtatttgacGGCTAGTTTATTTTATGGAAATGAGATATTTGGACATTATGTTACTGAATCtcaaagaaaactaaaagttacatttaaaacaatacccgttatatttataatacaCGACAAGCGTTCATATCTTGAttttttcaaaacaaatttttaaaatggATTTCAGGACATGAACAGGGTACAGAACAATCATTCTTCTGCTTCGAATAATCTATGCTAGACAGCCAAgctacttacatatgtacatgataaattaaacttttctttATCAACTAGAGCGTTGAATCTTGAACCATAAGGTACATGCTTGCCAATCTGGAAAACAATTAATAACAAATGCTATTTTAttatgatgattatgattttAAGATcctttgttttaaatattaaacgagaagggaagTGTGTGACGCTTCTTACatgtcacaacttttatacccggtactcatatgtacacatgtacatgtatgtatgtaagtatatacatgtattaatactttttttttttaatttaatcgctacagcgaaattggttggtcacagacgatgagtccgcattgaccaggtaaaAATGTTACTAAAAATTTGGagctcaaaaaagagttttttgccgaacgaacactagaaatagaatgtatgtatgtatatataccaCACGGCAACGCAAAAAAaccgtttttttttcgaattttacatttgacattatACATTTGTTTTACATACGTCAtcttcatctacatcacttcttactcgaacacgctcttttaaaataatttaaaatttcaaattttatttgcgTTTACTGCAAATTAGCTTGATTCCAATTcggcgatctgatagatatagtcccTCCGTACGGAagggcgtttttagttttcttttatcttcaaaattttagctTTTGGGAGATTTTTGCCTATTGTGGTgacggaaggggcggggcttattttttaaacacacttgtaacagtgtgagcatacgtGTGTGAAAAGTCTGGATGGaaaatttgttggctctaGCTTTAATGTCTCttagatccaggcgctcaacaagacggacggacagacgtacagatggacagacatggctcaatcgactcagctattgatgctgatcaagaatatatatactttatggggtcggaaacgtttccttctgtgtgttacattttttccccacaaatacaatataccctatttactcttcgtgtaccgggtataaattaACACTATGATGAACAGCAACTTATATGAGGATATGTCTAAAGTCttaaaaatcaagaaaataaacatacaATTAATCGGGATTTTGTCGGTTTTCTATTGCTCACATTCCAATCTTTTCAAGTCTAAGTATTCCAGTCTGTAAGTTTTTAAATTAGTGAGGAGCGGCCAACTATTTCAATCAACACATCTGGATGTATACGGAGTTTTCATATATCTTGTATCCCTTAATCGCATTTCCTGCATCGCATTTGTGGTTCAATTATACCTTTAAGTCTTAAAGTTTAAGAGAACGTTCGTCCCCCTTGTGTGCAGCGCTATAAATGCCATTTGCAgaatttcataaaaattagatttaaatttaatataaaatggCTGAGCCCGTTTCGGGAGTCCTAGGACAGATAAGTagtcaaaaaagaaaatgagtTTCGCATATCGGTGCTGTTCTAATAGTTGTTTGCAATCtattttaaattgcatttttttattaaaaattacagCAATTCATAAaagttttacaatttttttgtatattttctggttttcgtTTGAATCctatttatatttgtaatttacatttttcgttAAGACTGCTGTTCTCGTGGACTTCTTTAATCGCATCTTCTTTGTATGAAGTTTTTTTATAGTAAAGTTTTTGTAATTGCACAAACTTTTTCTATGTAAACTTCGACAATGTCTCAATAATTATCTATAAGGTTTTCtttgttgtataattttaCTAACAATTGCACAACTCCGCTTGGTTTACAGTGT
Encoded here:
- the LOC117895119 gene encoding protein argonaute-2 isoform X3, coding for MGKKNKYKESAKPETAPQQPQQQQQQQAAAGAPSVQNRPNQPAAGTSTPVPSTSSAAFGSQQQQEGWQKQDSQQQRPQAGQGWGGQQRGAQQRGAQQQPDGQQRGPPQQGGFQPRTQGQQAPGQYRGPPHHQGGYQPRPQGQQGQGQGGYQSQGQFQRAQGGASLPPLPAGTMKRGTLGKPGEVSVNYLNVNLDKMPAVAYHYDVKITPERPKKFYRHAFEQYRIEHLGGAIAAYDGRASCYSVVKLKFSSQSQEVKVTDRHGRTLNYALELKETEDSEVDLNSLRSYMKDKIYDKPMRALQCLEVVLASPCHNSAIRAGRSFFKRSEPGNAYDLGDGYEALVGLYQTFVLGDRPFVNVDISHKSFPMAISIIEYIERYQRQKIDKSTNLDFRRNDIESFLRGVNIIYEPPACFGSSPRVFKVNGLSKVPASSQIFELDGKKTTVAQYYKSREYNIKFPNLLCLHVGPPLKYIYLPIELCRIEDGQPLNRKDSAPQVAAMIRYAATSTNERKAKIIHLLQYFKHNLDPTISRFGIRLDNDFIVVHTRTLNAPQVEYKNNNLASVRNGSWRMDRMQFFDPKLKPHKWAILYGKMQYNQVADFQGIVIQQSRNVNVCLDAKADIRMYKNDRDLDDHFLDFKRNQYDLVFVIIPNFGATYDVVKQKAELQYGILTQCIKQITVERKLNPQCIGNVLLKVNSKLNGVNHKLKDDPRTLLKNAMFLGADVTHPSPDQREIPSVVGVAASHDPFGASYNMQYRLQRSALEEIEDMESITLEHLRVYHQFRKCYPEHIVYYRDGVSDGQFPKIKNEELRGISAACCKMHIKPKICCVIVVKRHHTRFFPNGGPSQYNKFNNVDPGTVVDRTIVHPNEMQFFMVSHQSIQGTAKPTRYNVIENTGNLDIDLLQQLTYNLCHMFPRCNRAVSYPAPAYLAHLAAARGRVYLTGVTKFRSPKEEYEKRLIVPEFMNRNPMYFV
- the LOC117895119 gene encoding protein argonaute-2 isoform X2; translated protein: MGKKNKYKESAKPETAPQQPQQQQQQQAAGAPSVQNRPNQPAAGTSTPVPSTSSAAFGSQQQQEGWQKQDSQQQRPQAGQGWGGQQRGAQQRGAQQQPDGQQRGPPQQGGFQPRTQGQQAPGQYRGPPHHQGGYQPRPQGQQAQGQYRGPPHQQGAYQPRPQGQQGQGQGGYQSQGQFQRAQGGASLPPLPAGTMKRGTLGKPGEVSVNYLNVNLDKMPAVAYHYDVKITPERPKKFYRHAFEQYRIEHLGGAIAAYDGRASCYSVVKLKFSSQSQEVKVTDRHGRTLNYALELKETEDSEVDLNSLRSYMKDKIYDKPMRALQCLEVVLASPCHNSAIRAGRSFFKRSEPGNAYDLGDGYEALVGLYQTFVLGDRPFVNVDISHKSFPMAISIIEYIERYQRQKIDKSTNLDFRRNDIESFLRGVNIIYEPPACFGSSPRVFKVNGLSKVPASSQIFELDGKKTTVAQYYKSREYNIKFPNLLCLHVGPPLKYIYLPIELCRIEDGQPLNRKDSAPQVAAMIRYAATSTNERKAKIIHLLQYFKHNLDPTISRFGIRLDNDFIVVHTRTLNAPQVEYKNNNLASVRNGSWRMDRMQFFDPKLKPHKWAILYGKMQYNQVADFQGIVIQQSRNVNVCLDAKADIRMYKNDRDLDDHFLDFKRNQYDLVFVIIPNFGATYDVVKQKAELQYGILTQCIKQITVERKLNPQCIGNVLLKVNSKLNGVNHKLKDDPRTLLKNAMFLGADVTHPSPDQREIPSVVGVAASHDPFGASYNMQYRLQRSALEEIEDMESITLEHLRVYHQFRKCYPEHIVYYRDGVSDGQFPKIKNEELRGISAACCKMHIKPKICCVIVVKRHHTRFFPNGGPSQYNKFNNVDPGTVVDRTIVHPNEMQFFMVSHQSIQGTAKPTRYNVIENTGNLDIDLLQQLTYNLCHMFPRCNRAVSYPAPAYLAHLAAARGRVYLTGVTKFRSPKEEYEKRLIVPEFMNRNPMYFV